A portion of the Fusobacterium nucleatum genome contains these proteins:
- the rpsL gene encoding 30S ribosomal protein S12, whose translation MPTLSQLVKKGRQTLTEKKKSPALQGNPQRRGVCIRVYTTTPKKPNSALRKVARVKLTNGIEVTCYIPGEGHNLQEHSIVLVRGGRTKDLPGVRYKIIRGALDTAGVAKRKQGRSKYGAKNA comes from the coding sequence ATGCCTACTCTAAGTCAATTAGTAAAAAAAGGAAGACAAACATTAACTGAGAAGAAAAAATCTCCAGCTTTACAAGGTAACCCACAAAGAAGAGGAGTTTGTATAAGAGTGTATACAACTACACCTAAAAAACCTAACTCAGCTTTAAGAAAAGTTGCCAGAGTAAAACTAACAAATGGAATCGAAGTTACTTGTTATATTCCTGGTGAAGGACATAACTTACAAGAACACTCAATCGTTCTAGTAAGAGGTGGAAGAACGAAAGATTTACCAGGGGTTAGATATAAAATCATTAGAGGTGCATTAGATACTGCTGGTGTTGCAAAGAGAAAACAAGGTAGATCTAAGTACGGAGCTAAAAACGCATAA
- a CDS encoding potassium/proton antiporter — protein sequence MNNILFLSSVVIIVSIFMYRYLSKFGVPMLLVFISLGMIFGVNGIFKIDYNNYELSRDICTFALIYIIFFGGFGTNLSMAKGIIKKSLILSSLGVIFTSLLTGVFAHYTLKIDWYTSFLIGSVLGSTDAASVFAILRSHKLNLKENTASLLEIESGSNDPFAYVLTISFLTLSKGGLNLPILLFKQVCFGLLVGYIFAKLSCLIIRKTKNLDSGMSMALIMASMLLSYSISEFIGGNGYITVYLLGVLVGNIKFNKKSEIVSFFNGITSIMQILIFFLLGLLVNPLEALKYTVPAILIMIAMTFIIRPFVVYLLINPLKSSRGQKLLTSWAGLRGAASVVFAILVVVANKEIGMVVFNIAFIVVLLSIAIQGSLLPFFSKKFDMIDEEGDVLKTFNDYSDTEDVDFITAEIDKNHKWVGKQVKNLEFMPSVLLVLIIRNGQNIIPNGDTIIEKGDRVVLCGSSFVDKNTRINLYESTVDKNSKYKNKSIRELDKNTLIVMIKRNDVAMIPSGNTTLLENDILVLLDR from the coding sequence TTGAATAATATTCTATTTTTAAGTTCTGTTGTTATTATTGTATCAATATTTATGTATAGATATTTGAGTAAATTTGGTGTTCCTATGCTTTTAGTATTTATAAGTTTAGGAATGATATTTGGAGTAAATGGAATTTTTAAAATTGACTATAATAACTATGAATTGTCAAGAGATATTTGTACTTTTGCTCTAATATATATTATTTTCTTTGGAGGTTTTGGTACAAATCTTTCAATGGCAAAAGGAATAATTAAGAAATCTTTAATTTTATCTTCATTAGGTGTTATTTTTACTTCACTTTTAACTGGAGTATTTGCACATTATACATTAAAAATAGATTGGTACACTTCATTTCTAATAGGTTCTGTTTTAGGCTCAACAGATGCTGCTTCTGTATTTGCTATTTTAAGATCACATAAATTAAACTTAAAAGAAAACACAGCTTCATTATTGGAAATTGAAAGTGGTTCAAATGATCCTTTTGCTTATGTTTTAACTATATCATTTTTAACTCTTTCAAAAGGTGGTTTAAATTTACCAATACTTTTATTTAAACAAGTTTGTTTTGGTTTATTGGTAGGTTATATTTTTGCAAAGTTATCCTGCTTAATCATAAGAAAAACAAAAAATTTGGACAGTGGGATGTCTATGGCACTGATAATGGCTTCTATGCTTCTATCATATTCTATAAGTGAATTTATTGGAGGTAATGGTTATATAACTGTCTATCTTTTAGGAGTATTAGTAGGAAATATTAAATTTAACAAGAAAAGTGAAATCGTTAGTTTTTTTAACGGAATAACAAGTATTATGCAAATTTTGATTTTCTTTTTATTAGGACTTTTGGTAAATCCATTAGAAGCATTAAAATACACTGTTCCTGCTATTTTAATTATGATTGCTATGACTTTTATTATTCGTCCATTTGTAGTTTATCTATTGATAAATCCTTTAAAATCAAGTAGAGGACAGAAACTTTTAACATCTTGGGCGGGATTAAGAGGAGCTGCGTCAGTAGTTTTTGCAATTTTAGTTGTGGTTGCAAATAAAGAAATTGGAATGGTAGTTTTTAATATTGCTTTTATTGTGGTTTTACTATCTATTGCTATACAAGGTTCTCTACTTCCTTTCTTTTCAAAAAAATTCGATATGATTGATGAAGAAGGAGATGTCCTTAAAACATTCAATGATTATTCTGATACAGAAGATGTAGACTTCATAACTGCAGAAATTGATAAAAATCATAAATGGGTTGGAAAACAGGTAAAAAATCTTGAATTTATGCCTTCTGTCTTATTAGTCTTAATTATAAGAAATGGACAAAATATTATTCCAAATGGTGATACTATAATAGAAAAGGGAGATAGAGTCGTTCTTTGTGGCTCAAGTTTTGTGGATAAAAACACAAGAATAAATTTATATGAAAGCACAGTTGATAAAAATTCAAAATACAAAAATAAATCTATTAGAGAACTTGATAAAAATACTTTAATTGTTATGATTAAAAGAAATGATGTTGCTATGATTCCAAGTGGAAATACAACTCTATTAGAAAATGATATTTTGGTATTACTTGACAGATAA
- the pgeF gene encoding peptidoglycan editing factor PgeF, with the protein MNYIDNDIKDFDDYIEFTTFNKFNIRILFTKKNYGSVPEKSREEITKDFALKDKIIVSSYQTHSDNVVLVGDNIDITYFENTDGILTSNKNIAILTKYADCLPIFIYDEESKIFGTVHSGWKGTYQEIVKKAIEKINPKNLSTINILFGIGISCENYKVGVEFYEQFRNKFSKEIIEKTFSIKEDNFYFNNQFFNYYLLKDYGVKEDKIFLNNRCTFKENFHSFRRDKELSGRNGAIMFMEV; encoded by the coding sequence ATGAATTATATAGATAATGATATAAAGGATTTTGATGACTATATTGAATTTACAACTTTTAATAAATTTAATATAAGGATATTGTTTACAAAAAAAAATTATGGAAGTGTTCCAGAAAAAAGTAGAGAGGAAATTACAAAAGATTTTGCTTTAAAAGATAAAATAATAGTTTCATCCTATCAAACTCATAGTGATAATGTTGTTTTAGTAGGGGATAATATAGATATAACGTATTTTGAGAATACAGATGGGATATTGACATCTAATAAAAATATAGCAATACTTACAAAGTATGCAGATTGTTTACCTATATTTATCTATGATGAAGAAAGTAAAATATTTGGAACTGTTCATTCAGGTTGGAAGGGAACATATCAAGAAATTGTAAAAAAAGCTATTGAAAAGATTAATCCTAAAAATTTATCAACAATAAATATCCTATTTGGTATAGGAATCTCATGTGAAAATTATAAAGTTGGTGTAGAATTTTATGAACAATTTAGAAATAAGTTTTCAAAAGAAATCATAGAGAAGACATTTTCTATAAAAGAAGATAATTTTTATTTTAATAATCAATTTTTCAATTATTATTTACTTAAAGATTATGGAGTGAAAGAAGATAAAATATTTTTAAATAATAGATGTACATTTAAAGAAAATTTCCATTCTTTTAGAAGGGATAAAGAACTTTCTGGAAGAAATGGAGCAATTATGTTTATGGAGGTTTAG
- the aroF gene encoding 3-deoxy-7-phosphoheptulonate synthase → MYIKLKDKSLSKRINEFLEKNDIEYFTSLDGENINYAILYVPNNFKEEIFKEIADLVEIVQIKSSYKFVSREFKKSDTIIDIKGHLIGGNNFMLMAGPCSVENKEMLSNIAEKVKKGGAVALRGGAYKPRTSPYDFQGLGEVALKYLREVADDNGMLVVTEAMDVENLDLICTYSDIVQIGARNMQNFSLLKKLGKINKPVLLKRGLSATINEFLLSAEYIIAHGNREVILCERGIRTFETMTRNTLDINAIAMIKELSHLPIIVDASHGTGKRSLVEPVTLAGIFAGANGAMVEVHENPDCALSDGPQSLDFKLFEKLAKNIRKSLIFRRELE, encoded by the coding sequence ATGTATATAAAGTTAAAGGATAAAAGTTTATCTAAAAGAATTAATGAATTTTTAGAAAAAAATGATATAGAGTATTTTACTTCATTAGATGGAGAAAATATAAACTATGCTATACTATATGTACCAAATAATTTTAAAGAAGAAATTTTCAAAGAAATTGCTGATTTGGTTGAAATTGTACAAATTAAGAGTTCATACAAATTTGTGAGTAGAGAATTTAAAAAATCTGATACTATAATAGATATAAAAGGACATTTAATAGGTGGAAATAACTTTATGCTTATGGCAGGACCTTGTTCTGTTGAAAATAAAGAAATGCTTTCAAATATAGCAGAAAAAGTAAAAAAAGGTGGAGCAGTAGCTTTAAGAGGTGGAGCATATAAACCTAGAACATCTCCTTATGATTTTCAAGGTTTAGGGGAGGTAGCTCTAAAATACTTGAGAGAAGTAGCTGATGATAATGGCATGTTGGTTGTAACAGAAGCTATGGATGTTGAAAACTTAGATTTAATTTGTACTTACTCAGATATTGTACAAATTGGTGCTAGAAATATGCAAAATTTTAGTCTATTAAAAAAATTAGGAAAAATAAATAAACCAGTATTGTTAAAAAGAGGTTTAAGTGCAACTATTAATGAATTTCTATTATCAGCAGAATACATCATTGCACATGGAAATAGGGAAGTGATTCTTTGTGAAAGAGGAATTAGAACTTTTGAAACTATGACTAGAAATACTTTAGATATAAATGCTATAGCTATGATAAAAGAATTATCACATCTTCCAATCATAGTTGATGCAAGCCACGGAACAGGAAAAAGAAGTTTAGTTGAGCCTGTTACCTTAGCAGGAATTTTTGCAGGAGCTAATGGAGCTATGGTAGAAGTACATGAAAATCCAGATTGTGCACTATCTGATGGACCTCAATCACTTGATTTCAAATTATTTGAGAAATTAGCAAAAAATATAAGAAAATCCTTAATTTTTAGAAGGGAATTAGAATAA
- a CDS encoding Smr/MutS family protein: MYNEIDLHNLDFKLALNIFKRKYNKALKRKDKREILIIHGYGANKLGHTPILATNLRVFLSKNKDKLSYRLSINPGVTYVTPIFKLD, encoded by the coding sequence ATGTATAATGAAATAGATTTACATAACCTCGATTTTAAATTAGCTTTAAATATATTTAAAAGAAAATATAATAAAGCCTTAAAAAGAAAAGATAAGAGGGAAATTTTAATAATTCATGGTTATGGAGCTAATAAATTAGGACATACTCCTATTTTAGCAACAAATCTGAGAGTTTTTTTATCTAAAAATAAAGATAAATTAAGTTACAGACTTTCAATTAATCCTGGTGTAACTTATGTAACTCCAATATTTAAATTGGATTAG
- a CDS encoding GIY-YIG nuclease family protein, with product MAYYLYMLRCEDGSIYTGVAKDYLKRYEEHLSAKGAKYTKSHKVVKIERVFLCDSRSIACSLESEIKKYIKKKKENIISKPDSFIKDIENVRKIKIKKIF from the coding sequence ATGGCTTATTATTTATATATGTTAAGATGTGAAGATGGAAGTATCTATACTGGTGTTGCAAAAGACTATTTGAAGAGATATGAAGAACATTTAAGTGCTAAGGGTGCAAAATATACAAAATCACATAAAGTTGTAAAAATTGAAAGGGTATTTTTATGTGACTCAAGATCAATAGCATGTAGTCTTGAAAGTGAAATAAAAAAATATATAAAAAAGAAAAAAGAGAATATAATAAGCAAACCAGATAGTTTTATAAAAGATATTGAGAATGTTAGAAAAATAAAAATAAAAAAAATTTTTTAA
- a CDS encoding DNA polymerase III subunit delta', whose product MLDEFLKNELSFNRESGTYLFYGDDLEKNYNIALEFSAELFSKNVENENERNKIIDKTLRNLYSDLMVVDTLNIDIVRDIIKKSYTSSHEGGAKVFILKNIQDIRKESANAMLKLIEEPTKDNFFILISKRLNILSTIKSRSIIYRIRKSTPEELGVDKYVYNFFLGFSNDIEKYKEKEIDLMLEKSYNSIGGVLKEYEKEKNIEVKIDLYKCLRNFVQESSNLKKYEKIKFAENIYMNASKESVNLIVEYLINLVKRDKNLKEKLEYKKMLRYPINLKLLLISMIMSI is encoded by the coding sequence ATGTTAGATGAATTTCTAAAAAATGAATTATCATTTAATAGAGAATCTGGAACTTACTTATTTTATGGAGATGATTTAGAAAAAAATTATAATATAGCCTTGGAATTTTCTGCTGAATTATTTTCAAAAAATGTAGAGAATGAAAATGAAAGAAATAAAATAATAGATAAAACTTTGAGAAATCTATACAGTGATTTAATGGTAGTAGATACTTTAAATATAGATATTGTAAGAGATATAATAAAAAAAAGTTATACTAGTTCCCATGAAGGAGGAGCTAAGGTTTTTATATTGAAAAATATTCAAGATATAAGAAAAGAAAGTGCAAATGCTATGTTAAAACTTATAGAAGAACCTACAAAAGATAACTTTTTTATTTTAATTTCTAAAAGGTTAAACATACTTTCTACAATAAAATCAAGATCAATTATTTATAGAATCAGAAAATCAACTCCTGAGGAATTAGGGGTTGATAAGTATGTCTATAATTTTTTCTTGGGTTTTTCAAATGATATAGAAAAATATAAGGAAAAAGAAATTGATTTAATGCTTGAAAAGTCCTATAATTCTATTGGTGGAGTTTTAAAAGAATATGAAAAAGAAAAAAATATAGAAGTCAAAATTGATTTATATAAGTGTCTAAGAAATTTTGTTCAGGAATCTTCAAATCTGAAAAAGTATGAAAAAATCAAGTTTGCAGAAAATATTTATATGAATGCTAGTAAGGAAAGTGTAAATTTGATTGTGGAATATCTTATAAATCTTGTAAAAAGAGATAAAAATCTTAAAGAAAAATTAGAATATAAAAAAATGTTAAGATATCCTATAAATCTAAAATTATTGTTGATTAGTATGATTATGAGTATTTGA
- a CDS encoding rod shape-determining protein, producing MGLFNFRANRSIGIDLGTANTLVYSKKHKKIVLNEPSVVAVERETKRVLAVGNEAKEMLGKTPDTIVAVRPLSEGVIADYDITEAMIKYFIKKIFGSYSFFMPEIMICVPIDVTGVEKRAVLEAAISAGAKKAYLIEEARAAALGSGMDIAVPEGNMIIDIGGGSTDVAIISLGGTVVSKTIRVAGNNFDSDIIKYVKKTYNLLIGDRTAEEIKMKIGTALPLEEEETMEVKGRDLLMGLPKVVTITSEEVREAIKDSLDQILQCIRTVLEKTPPELASDIVDKGMIMTGGGSLIRNFPEMLTKYTNLKVTLADNPLESVVIGAGLALDQIDYLRKIEKAER from the coding sequence ATGGGACTTTTTAATTTTAGAGCAAACAGAAGTATAGGAATTGATTTAGGAACAGCAAACACATTGGTTTACAGTAAAAAGCATAAAAAAATTGTTTTAAACGAACCTTCTGTTGTTGCAGTGGAAAGAGAAACAAAAAGAGTATTGGCAGTTGGAAATGAAGCCAAAGAAATGCTTGGAAAGACTCCTGATACAATAGTTGCAGTAAGACCTTTAAGTGAGGGAGTAATTGCTGATTATGATATAACAGAAGCTATGATAAAATATTTTATTAAAAAGATATTTGGATCATATAGTTTTTTTATGCCAGAAATTATGATTTGTGTACCTATTGATGTAACAGGTGTAGAAAAAAGAGCAGTTTTAGAAGCTGCAATTTCAGCAGGAGCTAAAAAAGCATACTTAATAGAAGAAGCAAGAGCAGCAGCCTTAGGTTCAGGAATGGATATAGCAGTGCCTGAAGGAAATATGATAATAGATATTGGTGGAGGTTCTACTGATGTGGCTATTATATCTCTTGGAGGAACAGTTGTAAGTAAAACCATAAGAGTTGCAGGAAATAACTTTGATTCTGATATTATAAAATATGTGAAGAAAACATATAATCTTTTAATTGGAGATAGAACAGCAGAAGAAATTAAGATGAAAATAGGAACAGCTCTTCCATTAGAAGAAGAAGAAACTATGGAAGTTAAAGGTAGAGACTTATTAATGGGATTACCTAAAGTTGTTACTATTACTTCTGAAGAAGTAAGAGAAGCTATAAAGGATTCTCTAGATCAAATACTACAATGTATAAGAACAGTTTTAGAAAAAACTCCACCTGAATTAGCATCTGATATAGTTGATAAGGGTATGATAATGACAGGAGGAGGTTCTCTAATTAGGAATTTCCCAGAAATGCTTACAAAATATACAAATTTAAAAGTAACTTTAGCTGATAATCCATTAGAAAGTGTTGTAATAGGTGCAGGTTTGGCACTTGATCAAATAGATTATCTTAGAAAAATAGAAAAGGCTGAAAGATAA
- a CDS encoding mini-ribonuclease 3-like protein: MDNVDFSKDIRDYSGLELAFLGDAIWELEIRKYYLQFGYNIPTLNKYVKAKVNAKYQSLIYKKIINDLDEEFKVIGKRAKNSNIKTFPRSCTVMEYKEATALEAIIGAMYLLKKEEEIKKIINIVIKGE, translated from the coding sequence ATGGACAATGTAGATTTTTCAAAGGATATAAGAGATTACAGTGGACTGGAATTAGCATTTTTAGGAGATGCTATTTGGGAACTGGAAATAAGAAAATATTACTTACAATTTGGCTATAATATTCCTACTTTAAATAAATATGTTAAAGCTAAGGTAAATGCAAAATATCAAAGTCTGATTTATAAGAAAATTATAAATGATTTAGATGAAGAATTTAAAGTTATAGGAAAAAGAGCTAAAAATAGTAACATAAAAACTTTTCCAAGGAGTTGTACAGTGATGGAATATAAGGAAGCGACAGCCTTAGAAGCTATTATCGGAGCAATGTATTTGTTAAAAAAAGAAGAAGAAATAAAAAAAATTATAAATATAGTTATAAAGGGAGAATAG
- the cysS gene encoding cysteine--tRNA ligase, which produces MIKIYNTLTGHLDEFKPLKENEVSMYVCGPTVYNYIHIGNARPAIFFDTVRRYLEYRGYKVNYVQNFTDVDDKMINKANIENVSIKEIAERYIKAYFEDTSKINLKEEGMIRPKATENINEMIEIIQSLVDKGYAYESNGDVYFEVKKYRDGYGELSKQNIEDLESGARIDVNEIKRDALDFALWKASKPNEPSWDSPWGKGRPGWHIECSAMSRKYLGDSFDIHGGGLDLIFPHHENEMAQSKCGCGGTFAKYWMHNGYININGEKMSKSSGSFVLLRDILKYFEGRVIRLFVLGSHYRKPMEFSDTELNQTKSSLERIENTLKRIKELDRENIKGIDDCQELLATKKEMEAKFIEAMNEDFNTAQALGHIFELVKAVNKTLDEANISKKGLEVIDEVYSYLVMIIQDVLGVQLKLEVEVNNISADLIELILELRRNAREEKNWALSDKIRDRLLELGIKIKDGKDKTTWTM; this is translated from the coding sequence ATGATAAAAATTTATAATACACTGACAGGGCATTTAGATGAATTTAAGCCATTGAAAGAGAATGAAGTGTCAATGTATGTCTGTGGACCGACAGTGTATAATTATATTCATATAGGAAATGCAAGACCTGCTATTTTCTTTGACACAGTTAGAAGATATCTGGAATATAGAGGATACAAGGTAAATTATGTTCAAAACTTTACTGATGTTGATGATAAGATGATAAATAAGGCAAACATTGAAAATGTTTCGATAAAAGAGATAGCAGAAAGATATATAAAAGCATACTTTGAAGATACTTCAAAAATAAATTTAAAAGAAGAAGGTATGATAAGACCTAAGGCGACTGAAAATATTAATGAAATGATAGAAATTATACAATCTTTGGTTGATAAAGGTTATGCTTATGAGTCAAATGGAGATGTATATTTTGAAGTAAAAAAATATAGAGATGGTTATGGAGAACTTTCAAAACAAAATATAGAAGATTTAGAAAGTGGAGCAAGAATAGATGTAAATGAAATTAAAAGAGATGCACTAGATTTTGCACTATGGAAGGCTTCAAAACCTAATGAACCGAGTTGGGATTCTCCTTGGGGAAAGGGTAGACCTGGTTGGCATATAGAATGTTCTGCTATGTCAAGAAAATACTTAGGAGATAGTTTTGATATACATGGAGGAGGTTTAGATTTAATATTCCCTCACCATGAAAATGAAATGGCACAATCTAAGTGTGGTTGTGGAGGAACTTTTGCCAAATATTGGATGCATAATGGTTATATAAATATAAATGGCGAGAAGATGTCTAAATCATCTGGTTCTTTTGTACTTTTAAGAGATATTTTAAAATATTTTGAAGGTAGAGTTATAAGACTTTTTGTACTGGGCTCTCATTATAGAAAACCTATGGAGTTTTCAGATACCGAGTTAAATCAAACTAAGTCTTCACTTGAAAGAATAGAAAATACTTTAAAAAGAATTAAAGAATTGGATAGAGAAAATATAAAAGGAATAGATGACTGTCAAGAACTTTTAGCAACTAAAAAAGAAATGGAAGCTAAGTTTATAGAGGCTATGAATGAAGATTTTAATACTGCACAAGCCTTAGGACATATCTTTGAATTAGTGAAAGCTGTTAATAAAACTCTAGATGAAGCAAATATTTCAAAAAAAGGTTTAGAAGTTATAGATGAAGTTTATTCTTATCTTGTTATGATAATACAAGATGTTTTAGGTGTTCAATTAAAATTAGAAGTTGAAGTGAATAATATTTCAGCTGATTTAATAGAATTGATACTTGAACTTAGAAGAAATGCAAGAGAAGAAAAGAACTGGGCATTATCTGATAAAATAAGAGATAGACTTTTAGAATTAGGTATAAAGATTAAAGATGGAAAGGATAAAACTACATGGACAATGTAG
- the ispD gene encoding 2-C-methyl-D-erythritol 4-phosphate cytidylyltransferase, translating into MYSSNSEIKKKVTFILAAAGQGKRMNLNSPKQFLDYRGEPLFYSSLKLAFENKNINDIIIITNKENLNFMVKYCQNKNLFSKVKYIVEGGSERQYSIYNAIKKIKDTDIVIIQDAARPFLKDKYIEESLKILNDDCDGAIIGVKCKDTIKIIDENGIVLETPNRDNLIMVHTPQTFKFEILKKAHQMAEEKNILATDDASLVEMISGKIKIIYGDYDNIKITVQEDLKFLK; encoded by the coding sequence ATGTACAGTAGTAACTCTGAAATAAAAAAGAAAGTTACTTTTATTTTAGCAGCGGCAGGTCAAGGAAAAAGGATGAATTTAAACTCACCTAAACAATTTTTAGACTATAGAGGAGAGCCACTTTTTTATTCATCTTTAAAACTTGCATTTGAAAATAAGAATATTAATGATATTATTATAATAACTAATAAAGAAAATTTAAATTTTATGGTAAAATATTGTCAAAACAAAAATTTATTTTCAAAAGTCAAATATATAGTTGAAGGTGGAAGTGAAAGACAATATTCTATCTATAATGCTATTAAAAAAATAAAAGATACAGATATTGTAATAATTCAAGATGCAGCAAGACCTTTTTTAAAAGATAAGTATATAGAAGAAAGTCTAAAAATTTTAAATGATGATTGTGATGGAGCAATTATTGGTGTAAAATGTAAAGATACAATCAAGATTATTGATGAAAATGGAATAGTACTAGAAACACCAAATAGAGATAACTTGATAATGGTTCATACACCACAAACTTTTAAGTTTGAAATTTTAAAAAAGGCCCATCAAATGGCAGAGGAAAAAAATATACTGGCTACTGATGATGCAAGTCTAGTTGAGATGATTTCTGGAAAAATTAAAATTATTTATGGAGATTATGATAATATTAAGATTACAGTACAAGAGGATTTAAAGTTTTTAAAATAA